The following are encoded in a window of Sphaerisporangium siamense genomic DNA:
- the egtC gene encoding ergothioneine biosynthesis protein EgtC, which translates to MCRHAAWLGAPRALASLLQDPAHGLCRQAYAPRMQRCGTVNADGFGVGWYDPAAGPEPVRYRRGVPIWADANLPGLARAARSGCLMAAVRSASPGMPIEESATAPFAEGRWLLSHNGRVDRAAVRPLAGDRSPESPCDSAWLAAAVFARLGAGARPGAAAAEVVGLAGRADPAARLNLLVCDGATIAATAWNETLFLHLGQGVLLASEPLDDRPGWEPVPDRHIVLATPDGARVQPL; encoded by the coding sequence GTGTGCCGGCACGCGGCGTGGCTCGGCGCCCCCCGCGCGCTCGCCTCGCTGCTCCAGGACCCCGCCCACGGGCTGTGCCGGCAGGCGTACGCGCCGCGGATGCAGCGGTGCGGCACGGTGAACGCCGACGGCTTCGGGGTGGGCTGGTACGACCCGGCCGCGGGACCCGAGCCGGTGCGCTACCGGCGCGGCGTCCCGATCTGGGCCGACGCCAACCTGCCCGGCCTGGCCCGGGCCGCGCGCTCAGGCTGCCTGATGGCCGCCGTGCGCTCGGCCAGCCCCGGCATGCCGATCGAGGAGTCGGCCACCGCGCCGTTCGCCGAGGGGCGCTGGCTGCTCAGCCACAACGGGCGGGTGGACCGCGCGGCGGTGCGCCCGCTGGCCGGGGACCGCTCCCCCGAGAGCCCGTGCGACTCGGCATGGCTGGCCGCGGCGGTGTTCGCGCGGCTCGGCGCGGGCGCGCGGCCCGGCGCGGCGGCGGCCGAGGTGGTCGGGCTGGCGGGGCGCGCCGACCCCGCCGCCCGGCTGAACCTGCTGGTCTGCGACGGCGCCACGATCGCGGCCACGGCCTGGAACGAGACCCTGTTCCTGCACCTGGGCCAGGGGGTGCTGCTCGCCAGCGAGCCCTTGGACGACCGGCCGGGCTGGGAGCCCGTGCCCGACCGGCATATCGTCCTCGCCACGCCCGACGGGGCGCGCGTCCAGCCGCTGTGA
- the egtD gene encoding L-histidine N(alpha)-methyltransferase: protein MYTVDHIGPGHAREALARDVLAGLTACPKWLPPKWFYDATGSALFERITRLPEYYPFRRELGLLREHAPEIARLTGAENLVELGSGTSEKTALLLEALREAGTLRTYTPVDVDGETLEAAARRVSAAHPGLAVWAVRADFERHLALLPRIGRRLVAFLGGTLGNLEEEARASFLAALRETLVPGDCLLLGADLVKDTGRLVAAYDDAAGVTAAFNRNVLAVLNRELGADFAPEAFAHVALYDARRHRIEMRLRATRTMRVRFRVPSLEVGFRAGEEMRTEISAKFYRYLLERELARAGYVPVRWYTDPGQDFALALAEVPGAPAARPDGDPARPRRGRRQGGA from the coding sequence CTGTACACCGTCGACCACATCGGGCCCGGGCACGCCCGCGAGGCCCTCGCGCGGGACGTCCTGGCCGGGCTGACCGCCTGCCCCAAGTGGCTGCCGCCCAAGTGGTTCTACGACGCCACGGGGAGCGCGCTGTTCGAGCGGATCACCCGGCTGCCCGAGTACTACCCCTTCCGCCGGGAGCTCGGCCTGCTGCGCGAGCACGCGCCCGAGATCGCCCGGCTGACCGGGGCCGAGAACCTGGTGGAGCTGGGCTCAGGCACCAGCGAGAAGACCGCGCTGCTGCTGGAGGCCCTGCGCGAGGCGGGCACGCTCAGGACCTACACGCCGGTGGACGTGGACGGCGAGACGCTGGAGGCGGCGGCGCGGCGGGTGTCGGCCGCGCACCCGGGCCTGGCGGTGTGGGCGGTGCGCGCCGACTTCGAACGGCACCTGGCGCTGCTGCCCCGGATCGGCAGGCGCCTGGTGGCCTTCCTGGGCGGGACGCTCGGCAACCTGGAGGAGGAGGCGCGGGCGTCGTTCCTGGCCGCGCTGCGCGAGACGCTCGTCCCCGGCGACTGCCTGCTGCTCGGCGCCGACCTGGTCAAGGACACCGGGCGGCTCGTCGCCGCCTACGACGACGCCGCCGGGGTGACCGCGGCGTTCAACCGCAACGTGCTCGCGGTGCTGAACCGCGAGCTCGGCGCCGACTTCGCGCCCGAGGCGTTCGCGCACGTGGCGTTGTACGACGCGCGGCGGCACCGGATCGAGATGCGCCTGCGCGCGACGCGGACGATGCGGGTGCGCTTCCGCGTGCCGTCCCTGGAGGTGGGGTTCCGGGCGGGCGAGGAGATGCGCACGGAGATCAGCGCCAAGTTCTACCGCTACCTGCTGGAGCGCGAGCTGGCGCGGGCCGGGTACGTGCCGGTGCGCTGGTACACCGACCCCGGGCAGGACTTCGCGCTGGCGCTGGCGGAGGTCCCGGGCGCGCCCGCCGCCCGTCCGGACGGCGACCCGGCCCGGCCGCGCCGGGGCAGGCGTCAGGGCGGCGCCTGA
- a CDS encoding FUSC family protein → MPRLSRPDRLADVAPGWLVEAVRPASARPEWGPMLRMAASVVVPLVVALLTGQLVRGLLPAMGGMAAGLADRGGSYRARLIRVASAGVGGATGYVVGHAMRGAGWWAVAGVALVAVVAALVSTAGDAGSIGSLQLLVMTVIAQGVPFREAGAYGALAYFSGALWALILSLAGWPFRPRAAEAAAVAGVYRALARLAEDPGAPGGPLAAFDDAIKRAYEVVFGARSGASGPDAERTHLVALLNQAAQIRHALVSLTQEGRDPPPEVVDAVRALAEAVERGRHPPGLRLEPSSPALSALCSAVNGATDLVCAEARGDLDAAEMPYEPVGRAARLAAIWRRVWSGPLTRVYTARLTLCMGAAAALNELHWLERSYWTTLTVALVLKPDFGSVFARAVQRGLGTVAGAVIGTVILWAVPYGPAILAPIAVFAALLPYGRQRNWGLMSTFQVPLVVLLVDLLTGGGPRLAEIRLVDTLAGCGIVLLLGYLPWPASWHAPVRPRFADAVAAIARYVRHAFDPAHPGRATLRREAFDALADLRTVFQRAVTEPPVVSRRVTTWMAPMTALEQVADATAATVARTEHGAPPPSPESVREAARSLEGIAGAVREGRPVHGPGPATEGPLERVNRAVCGLRETLSGRE, encoded by the coding sequence GTGCCCCGGCTGTCGCGCCCGGACCGGCTCGCCGACGTCGCGCCCGGCTGGCTGGTGGAGGCCGTGCGCCCGGCGTCGGCCCGCCCCGAGTGGGGGCCCATGCTGCGCATGGCGGCCTCCGTCGTCGTCCCGCTGGTGGTGGCCCTGCTCACCGGGCAGCTCGTCCGGGGGCTGCTGCCCGCGATGGGCGGCATGGCGGCGGGGCTGGCCGACCGCGGCGGGTCCTACAGGGCGCGGCTGATCCGGGTGGCCTCGGCGGGGGTGGGCGGCGCGACCGGCTACGTGGTCGGGCACGCCATGCGGGGGGCGGGCTGGTGGGCGGTCGCGGGCGTGGCCCTGGTCGCGGTGGTGGCGGCGCTGGTCAGCACGGCCGGGGACGCCGGGTCGATCGGCTCGCTGCAGCTCCTGGTGATGACGGTGATCGCCCAGGGGGTGCCGTTCCGCGAGGCCGGGGCGTACGGCGCCCTGGCCTACTTCTCCGGGGCGCTGTGGGCGCTGATCCTGTCCCTGGCGGGCTGGCCCTTCCGGCCGCGCGCGGCGGAGGCGGCCGCGGTGGCGGGGGTCTACCGCGCGCTGGCCCGTCTCGCCGAGGATCCCGGCGCGCCCGGCGGGCCGCTGGCGGCGTTCGACGACGCGATCAAGCGGGCGTACGAGGTGGTGTTCGGGGCGCGCTCGGGGGCCTCGGGCCCCGACGCCGAGCGCACCCACCTGGTGGCCCTGCTCAACCAGGCCGCGCAGATCCGCCACGCGCTGGTCTCGCTGACCCAGGAGGGCCGCGACCCTCCTCCTGAGGTCGTGGACGCGGTCCGCGCGCTCGCCGAGGCCGTGGAGCGCGGCCGCCACCCTCCGGGCCTGCGCCTGGAGCCGTCCTCGCCCGCGCTGTCCGCGCTGTGCTCGGCGGTGAACGGGGCCACCGACCTGGTGTGCGCCGAGGCGCGCGGCGACCTGGACGCCGCGGAGATGCCCTACGAGCCGGTGGGACGGGCGGCGCGGCTGGCGGCGATCTGGCGGCGGGTGTGGTCGGGCCCCCTCACCCGCGTCTACACCGCCCGCCTCACGCTGTGCATGGGCGCGGCGGCGGCGCTCAACGAGCTGCACTGGCTGGAGCGGTCGTACTGGACCACGCTGACCGTCGCGCTGGTGCTCAAGCCCGACTTCGGCTCGGTGTTCGCGCGGGCGGTACAGCGGGGGCTCGGCACGGTCGCCGGGGCCGTCATCGGCACCGTGATCCTGTGGGCCGTCCCCTACGGCCCGGCCATCCTGGCCCCGATCGCCGTCTTCGCCGCGCTGCTGCCGTACGGACGGCAGCGCAACTGGGGGCTGATGTCGACGTTCCAGGTGCCGCTGGTGGTGCTGCTGGTCGACCTGCTGACCGGAGGGGGGCCGCGGCTGGCGGAGATCCGGCTGGTGGACACGCTGGCCGGGTGCGGCATCGTGCTGCTGCTCGGCTACCTGCCCTGGCCGGCGAGCTGGCACGCGCCCGTGCGGCCCCGGTTCGCCGACGCGGTCGCGGCGATCGCCCGCTACGTGCGCCACGCCTTCGACCCCGCCCACCCGGGCCGTGCCACGCTGCGGCGGGAGGCGTTCGACGCGCTGGCCGACCTGCGCACGGTCTTCCAGCGGGCGGTGACGGAACCGCCCGTGGTGAGCCGGCGCGTGACCACGTGGATGGCCCCGATGACCGCGCTGGAGCAGGTCGCGGACGCCACCGCCGCCACGGTCGCGCGCACCGAGCACGGCGCGCCGCCGCCGTCGCCGGAGTCGGTGCGGGAGGCGGCGCGGTCCCTGGAGGGGATCGCCGGCGCGGTGCGGGAGGGCAGGCCGGTGCACGGCCCCGGCCCGGCCACCGAGGGGCCGCTGGAACGGGTGAACCGCGCCGTGTGCGGCCTCAGGGAGACCCTGTCCGGCCGGGAGTGA
- a CDS encoding xanthine dehydrogenase family protein molybdopterin-binding subunit, giving the protein MTTTDVRYVGSALDRVDGVEKVTGAARFAFEYRPRDLTYAAPVQATIARGEIKGLDAGAALKVPGVIAVIWHGNAPRLAPSDAAELSVLQSPRVAYRGQYVAVVVAETLEAAQEAAALLRPEYAEEGHDVELRADHPRLYRPEHVNPRYPADDERGDPDAALASSPVVVDATYTTPAEHNNPMEPHAAIAEWDAGGLTVHDSTQQPSGLRGQLAPLFGMPPEQVRVIAPYVGGGFGSKGRAHPYVVLAALAAKQVGRPVKLAVTRREMFAVTGYRTPTIQRVRLGAEADGRLGAIVHEVWEQTSTLAEFAEQTAVVTRMMYAAPHRRTTHRLVRLDVPTPSWMRAPGETPGMFALESAMDELAVACGVDPIELRARNEPAADPDTGLPFSSRNLLACLREGAGRFGWEDRDPRPGVRRRGGLLYGTGVASSTYPAYRAPAQATARAEPDGSYTVRIAAADIGTGAKTVLTQIAADALRAPVALVRVEIGDSALPQAPVAGGSMGTASWGTAVVRACEALTRELEESGGRVPPGGAEASAATAQEIKEQEKYARHAFGAQFAEVAVDAATGETRVTRLLGVFAAGRIVNPKTARSQFVGGMTMGLSMALMEESVMDDRFGDYLNHDLAQYHIAAHADVPDVRAYWVEEDDPHLNPMGAKGIGEIGIVGTAAAVANAVHHATGVRVRDLPIRLDRLVR; this is encoded by the coding sequence ATGACCACCACGGACGTCAGGTACGTCGGATCGGCCCTGGACCGGGTGGACGGCGTGGAGAAGGTCACCGGCGCCGCCCGCTTCGCCTTCGAGTACCGCCCCCGCGACCTGACCTACGCCGCGCCCGTGCAGGCCACGATCGCCAGGGGCGAGATCAAGGGCCTGGACGCCGGCGCCGCGCTCAAGGTGCCCGGGGTGATCGCGGTGATCTGGCACGGCAACGCGCCGCGCCTCGCGCCGAGCGACGCCGCCGAGCTGTCGGTGCTGCAGTCGCCGCGCGTCGCCTACCGGGGCCAGTACGTCGCGGTCGTGGTCGCCGAGACGCTGGAGGCCGCCCAGGAGGCCGCCGCGCTGCTGCGCCCGGAGTACGCCGAGGAAGGGCACGACGTCGAGCTGCGCGCCGACCATCCCCGCTTGTACCGGCCCGAGCACGTCAACCCGCGCTACCCCGCCGACGACGAGCGCGGCGACCCCGACGCGGCCCTGGCCTCGTCCCCGGTCGTCGTGGACGCCACCTACACCACCCCCGCCGAGCACAACAACCCGATGGAGCCGCACGCCGCGATCGCCGAGTGGGACGCGGGCGGGCTGACGGTCCACGACTCCACCCAGCAGCCGTCGGGGCTGCGCGGCCAGCTCGCGCCGCTGTTCGGCATGCCGCCCGAGCAGGTGCGGGTCATCGCGCCGTACGTCGGCGGCGGCTTCGGGTCCAAGGGCCGGGCACACCCGTACGTGGTGCTCGCGGCGCTGGCGGCCAAACAGGTCGGCCGTCCGGTCAAGCTGGCGGTGACGCGGCGCGAGATGTTCGCGGTCACCGGCTACCGCACCCCGACGATCCAGCGGGTGCGGCTCGGCGCCGAGGCCGACGGCAGGCTGGGCGCGATCGTCCACGAGGTGTGGGAGCAGACCTCGACGCTCGCGGAGTTCGCCGAGCAGACCGCCGTCGTCACCCGCATGATGTACGCCGCGCCGCACCGGCGCACCACCCACCGGCTGGTCAGGCTGGACGTCCCCACCCCGTCGTGGATGCGCGCGCCGGGCGAGACCCCGGGCATGTTCGCGCTGGAGTCGGCGATGGACGAGCTGGCCGTGGCCTGCGGTGTGGACCCGATCGAGTTGCGGGCGCGCAACGAGCCCGCCGCGGACCCCGACACCGGGCTGCCGTTCAGCTCACGCAACCTGCTGGCCTGCCTGCGCGAGGGGGCCGGGCGGTTCGGCTGGGAGGACCGGGACCCGCGCCCGGGGGTGCGGCGGCGCGGCGGGCTGCTGTACGGCACCGGCGTGGCCTCCTCGACCTACCCGGCCTACCGCGCGCCTGCCCAGGCCACCGCGCGCGCCGAGCCGGACGGCTCCTACACCGTGCGGATCGCCGCCGCCGACATCGGCACCGGCGCCAAGACGGTCCTGACCCAGATCGCGGCCGACGCCCTGCGCGCCCCGGTCGCGCTGGTGCGGGTGGAGATCGGCGACAGCGCGCTGCCGCAGGCCCCGGTGGCGGGCGGGTCGATGGGCACCGCCTCGTGGGGCACCGCGGTCGTGCGGGCCTGCGAGGCGCTGACGCGCGAGCTGGAGGAGTCGGGCGGCCGGGTGCCGCCCGGCGGCGCCGAGGCGTCGGCCGCCACCGCCCAGGAGATCAAGGAGCAGGAGAAGTACGCGCGGCACGCCTTCGGCGCGCAGTTCGCCGAGGTCGCCGTGGACGCCGCCACCGGCGAGACGCGGGTGACCCGCCTGCTCGGGGTGTTCGCCGCCGGGCGGATCGTCAACCCCAAGACGGCACGCTCGCAGTTCGTCGGGGGCATGACGATGGGCCTGTCGATGGCGCTGATGGAGGAGAGCGTCATGGACGACCGGTTCGGCGACTACCTGAACCACGACCTGGCCCAGTACCACATCGCCGCCCACGCCGACGTGCCGGACGTGCGGGCGTACTGGGTGGAGGAGGACGACCCGCACCTCAACCCGATGGGGGCGAAGGGCATCGGCGAGATCGGCATCGTGGGCACCGCGGCCGCGGTGGCCAACGCCGTCCACCACGCGACCGGCGTGCGGGTCCGCGACCTGCCCATCCGCCTGGACCGCCTGGTGCGCTGA
- a CDS encoding FAD binding domain-containing protein, with product MRPFAYARPADARSAVAALGDGAVYLGGGTNLVDLMRLGVVTPGTLVDVSRLAADVIEETPGGGLLVGAGVRNGDLAAHPLVRRRYPMLAQALLSGASGQLRNMATVGGNLLQRTRCAYFQDVTKPCNKREPGSGCPARTGDHRNLAILGHSESCVATHPSDMAVALVALGALVRVEGPGGARAVPMPGLHRLPGDDPSRDTVLEPGDLITAVELPALPLAARSRYRKARDRASFSFAVLSVAAALEVDGGVVRDCRIALGAVAHAPWRAEAAEAALRGAPATEAAFARAADAELAAARPLPRNGFKVPLARNLLVRVLADLAEMP from the coding sequence ATGAGGCCCTTCGCCTACGCGCGTCCCGCCGACGCGCGCTCGGCCGTGGCCGCGCTCGGCGACGGCGCGGTCTACCTCGGCGGCGGCACCAACCTCGTCGACCTGATGCGGCTCGGCGTGGTCACGCCCGGCACGCTGGTCGACGTCAGCCGCCTCGCCGCCGACGTGATCGAGGAGACCCCCGGCGGGGGCCTGCTGGTCGGCGCGGGCGTGCGCAACGGCGACCTGGCCGCCCACCCGCTGGTGCGGCGCCGCTACCCGATGCTCGCCCAGGCGCTGCTGTCGGGCGCCTCCGGCCAGCTCCGCAACATGGCCACCGTGGGCGGCAACCTGCTGCAGCGCACCCGCTGCGCCTACTTCCAGGACGTCACCAAGCCGTGCAACAAGCGCGAGCCGGGCTCGGGCTGCCCGGCGCGCACCGGCGACCACCGCAACCTGGCGATCCTCGGCCACTCCGAGAGCTGCGTGGCCACCCACCCCTCCGACATGGCGGTCGCGCTGGTCGCGCTCGGCGCGCTGGTGCGCGTGGAGGGCCCCGGCGGCGCGCGCGCCGTCCCCATGCCGGGCCTGCACCGCCTGCCCGGCGACGACCCGAGCCGCGACACCGTGCTGGAACCGGGCGACCTGATCACGGCGGTCGAGCTGCCCGCGCTGCCGCTCGCCGCGCGCTCCCGCTACCGCAAGGCCCGCGACCGCGCCTCGTTCTCCTTCGCGGTCCTGTCGGTCGCCGCGGCGCTGGAGGTGGACGGCGGCGTGGTGCGCGACTGCCGCATCGCCCTCGGCGCCGTCGCGCACGCGCCCTGGCGGGCCGAGGCGGCCGAGGCCGCGCTGCGCGGCGCCCCGGCCACCGAGGCCGCGTTCGCGCGGGCCGCCGACGCCGAGCTCGCCGCCGCCCGGCCGCTGCCCCGCAACGGCTTCAAGGTGCCGCTCGCCCGCAACCTGCTCGTACGCGTGCTCGCCGACCTCGCGGAGATGCCATGA
- a CDS encoding (2Fe-2S)-binding protein produces the protein MTVDLELSVNGRPYPLSVDTRETLLDTLRERLGLAGAKKGCDHGQCGACTVLVDGRRVTACLTLTVTVDDRPITTVEGLEGPGGLHPLQKAFIEHDAFQCGYCTPGQLCSAAGMLEEADRGWPSAVTADVAADRPVLDEEEIRERMSGNLCRCGAYPGIVAAIAEVSR, from the coding sequence ATGACCGTCGACCTCGAACTGTCCGTAAACGGACGGCCATATCCCCTTTCCGTTGACACGCGGGAGACCCTGCTCGACACCCTCCGCGAACGCCTCGGCCTCGCCGGCGCCAAGAAGGGCTGCGACCACGGCCAGTGCGGGGCGTGCACGGTCCTGGTGGACGGCAGGCGCGTCACCGCGTGCCTGACGCTCACGGTGACCGTCGACGACCGTCCGATCACGACCGTCGAGGGGCTGGAGGGCCCCGGCGGCCTGCACCCGCTGCAGAAGGCGTTCATCGAGCACGACGCCTTCCAGTGCGGCTACTGCACCCCCGGGCAGCTCTGCTCGGCGGCCGGGATGCTGGAGGAGGCGGACCGGGGCTGGCCGAGCGCGGTCACCGCCGACGTCGCCGCCGACCGTCCGGTCCTGGACGAGGAGGAGATCCGCGAGCGCATGAGCGGCAACCTGTGCCGCTGCGGCGCCTACCCCGGTATCGTCGCGGCGATCGCGGAGGTGTCGCGATGA
- a CDS encoding cupin domain-containing protein: MSEHRSRDAGDDHAEAVGARMRRFRKERGMTLRGLSTRSGLSIGFLSQVERGISSIGLTALNGVAAALDRSVADFFDGDPPSGDEDKVTRLPFHFTLTRRAEAATEYVSGQQTYRMLSSRGPHLVLEPLLVRIAPGGRREDAYGHAGEEFAFVLEGELLYEVEGVEHRLFPGDSVHLRSTVPHSMYNDTDQVTTVVSVVTPRLY; encoded by the coding sequence ATGTCGGAGCACCGGAGCCGCGACGCCGGTGACGACCACGCGGAGGCCGTGGGCGCCCGGATGCGCCGCTTCCGCAAGGAACGCGGCATGACGCTGCGCGGCCTTTCCACGCGCTCCGGGCTGTCGATCGGCTTCCTGTCCCAGGTCGAGCGGGGTATCTCCTCCATCGGCCTGACCGCGCTGAACGGCGTCGCCGCGGCGCTGGACCGCAGCGTGGCCGACTTCTTCGACGGCGACCCGCCGTCCGGCGACGAGGACAAGGTGACGCGGCTGCCATTCCACTTCACCCTCACCCGCAGGGCGGAGGCGGCCACCGAGTACGTCTCCGGGCAGCAGACCTACCGCATGCTGTCCTCCCGGGGGCCGCACCTGGTGCTGGAGCCGCTGCTCGTGCGGATCGCCCCGGGCGGCCGGCGCGAGGACGCCTACGGGCACGCCGGGGAGGAGTTCGCGTTCGTCCTGGAGGGCGAGCTGCTGTACGAGGTCGAGGGCGTGGAGCACCGGCTGTTCCCCGGGGACAGCGTCCACCTGCGTTCGACGGTGCCGCACAGCATGTACAACGACACCGACCAGGTGACGACGGTGGTGTCGGTGGTCACGCCACGTCTGTACTGA
- a CDS encoding tryptophan 2,3-dioxygenase encodes MTTRRRIGLAGARRRPSRAVADHGAPKLEFTSGTPYDDYVAAEALHGLQRPVTDLPEERAFLVTTQVMELYFGLIRAEWRLAQRLLDADDIVAATAVLARSVRYFEALNASWAALSWLTPAQFNSFRDALGEASGFQSAMYRHLEFLLGNKSEPLTRPHRRNPRVYQELVAALRAPSLYDSVLALLARRGFDLPPAADPAAEYVPSPQVEAAWVKVYAEGGPGEDLWTLAETLTDLSERFSDWRYRHLMAVRRSMGAKPGSGGSSGLTWLERSLRRDVFPELWSARTAM; translated from the coding sequence ATGACGACGAGAAGGCGGATCGGCCTGGCGGGCGCGCGGCGGCGCCCCTCCCGGGCCGTGGCCGATCACGGTGCGCCCAAACTGGAGTTCACCTCCGGGACGCCGTACGACGACTACGTGGCGGCCGAGGCGCTGCACGGGCTGCAACGGCCCGTCACCGACCTGCCCGAGGAGCGCGCGTTCCTCGTCACCACCCAGGTGATGGAGCTCTACTTCGGGCTGATCCGCGCCGAGTGGCGGCTGGCGCAGCGGCTGCTGGACGCCGACGACATCGTCGCGGCGACCGCCGTCCTGGCCAGGAGCGTGCGCTACTTCGAGGCGCTCAACGCCTCCTGGGCGGCGCTGTCGTGGCTGACCCCCGCGCAGTTCAACTCCTTCCGCGACGCGCTCGGCGAGGCGTCGGGATTCCAGTCCGCCATGTACCGCCACCTGGAGTTCCTGCTCGGCAACAAGTCCGAGCCGCTCACCCGCCCGCACCGGCGCAACCCCCGCGTGTACCAGGAACTGGTGGCCGCGCTGCGCGCGCCGAGCCTGTACGACAGCGTGCTCGCCCTGCTCGCCCGGCGCGGGTTCGACCTCCCGCCCGCCGCCGACCCGGCCGCCGAGTACGTCCCGAGCCCTCAGGTCGAGGCCGCCTGGGTGAAGGTCTACGCCGAGGGCGGCCCCGGCGAGGACCTGTGGACGCTCGCCGAGACGCTCACCGACCTGTCGGAGCGGTTCTCCGACTGGCGCTACCGCCACCTGATGGCCGTGCGCCGCTCCATGGGCGCCAAGCCCGGGTCGGGCGGGTCGAGCGGCCTGACGTGGCTGGAGCGCAGCCTGCGGCGGGACGTGTTCCCCGAACTGTGGTCGGCGCGCACGGCCATGTGA
- a CDS encoding Lrp/AsnC family transcriptional regulator produces the protein MDWALLAELQADARLSYSELSRRVHLSAPAVAERVRRLEESGVIAGYHARVDLARAGRKVGALIRMSCYGVRCVLRDPQALAWPEIVEVHRVTGDTCCLLRVATTSMPAFEELIDRLAPYGQPSSMMMLSSPLPWRALSPIED, from the coding sequence ATGGACTGGGCCCTGCTGGCCGAACTGCAGGCGGACGCGAGGCTGTCCTACAGTGAGCTCTCCCGCCGGGTGCACCTCTCGGCGCCGGCCGTGGCCGAGCGGGTGCGGCGGCTGGAGGAGTCCGGCGTGATCGCCGGCTACCACGCCCGCGTCGACCTGGCCCGCGCGGGACGCAAGGTCGGCGCGCTGATCCGCATGTCCTGCTACGGCGTGCGGTGCGTGCTGCGCGACCCCCAGGCGCTGGCCTGGCCCGAGATCGTGGAGGTCCACCGGGTCACCGGCGACACGTGCTGCCTGCTGCGCGTCGCCACCACCTCGATGCCCGCCTTCGAGGAGCTCATCGACCGCCTGGCGCCCTACGGCCAGCCCTCCAGCATGATGATGCTCTCCAGCCCGCTCCCCTGGCGCGCCCTCTCCCCTATCGAGGACTGA
- a CDS encoding alpha/beta hydrolase family protein, translating to MGVSVVAGPGLVADPRLLEEVAGAELAALGVPGRFTAVSGVAELRAALGAAGEGQALVVMPGPLPEARRLIGLVEDHSPRTVWLDLDRVGPIAAAGGAAHHQGRGVAGLIWAIRHAVHRLRWPPHRIPYGPHADQWAELRLPGDGPERYFVKAASWDNSTLKDANPAHEDTDAGERYASGARGGSRRPPEGRAPVAVLVHGGFWRTIWGADLMDALAIDLARRGFASWNLEYRRPDLHGWQATTADVAVGVAALASVDAPLDLDRVALIGHSAGGQLALRAAADMAADTRGAAPGAVAGSAVGPASGRVRVALAVSLAGILDLVEGERRRLSSGGVSDALGGPPERIPEVYAAAGPMERLPLGVPQLVVQGATDDLDLVDISRRYAREAGEEASYLERPGDHWAVIDPHSPIWLLTARELAARLSPR from the coding sequence GTGGGCGTTTCGGTCGTGGCGGGTCCCGGGCTGGTGGCGGACCCGCGGTTGCTGGAGGAGGTGGCCGGGGCCGAGCTGGCCGCGCTCGGGGTGCCCGGGCGGTTCACGGCCGTCTCCGGGGTCGCGGAGCTGCGCGCGGCGCTCGGCGCGGCGGGGGAGGGGCAGGCGCTCGTGGTCATGCCCGGCCCGCTCCCGGAGGCGCGGCGGCTCATCGGCCTGGTGGAGGACCACTCGCCGCGCACGGTGTGGCTGGACCTGGACCGGGTCGGGCCGATCGCGGCGGCCGGGGGCGCGGCCCACCACCAGGGGCGCGGCGTCGCCGGGCTGATCTGGGCGATCCGGCACGCCGTCCACCGCCTGAGGTGGCCGCCGCACCGGATCCCGTACGGGCCGCACGCCGACCAGTGGGCCGAGCTGCGCCTACCCGGCGACGGCCCGGAACGATACTTTGTAAAGGCGGCCTCCTGGGACAACTCCACGCTCAAGGACGCCAACCCCGCGCACGAGGACACCGACGCCGGGGAGCGGTACGCCTCCGGCGCGCGCGGCGGCTCGCGGCGCCCTCCGGAAGGGCGGGCGCCGGTCGCGGTGCTGGTCCACGGTGGGTTCTGGCGGACGATCTGGGGCGCGGACCTGATGGACGCGCTGGCCATCGACCTCGCCCGGCGCGGGTTCGCGTCGTGGAACCTCGAATACCGCCGCCCCGACCTGCACGGCTGGCAGGCGACCACCGCCGACGTGGCGGTCGGCGTGGCGGCCCTCGCGTCCGTGGACGCCCCGCTGGACCTGGACCGGGTCGCCCTCATCGGGCACTCCGCGGGCGGCCAGCTCGCGCTGCGCGCCGCGGCCGACATGGCGGCCGACACGCGCGGCGCGGCGCCGGGCGCCGTAGCGGGTTCCGCGGTGGGGCCGGCGTCCGGGCGCGTGCGGGTGGCGCTGGCCGTCTCGCTGGCCGGGATTCTGGATCTGGTCGAGGGGGAGCGGCGCCGCCTCAGCTCCGGCGGCGTGTCCGACGCGCTCGGGGGACCGCCTGAGCGGATCCCGGAGGTCTACGCCGCGGCCGGCCCCATGGAGCGGCTCCCGCTCGGCGTGCCGCAGCTGGTCGTGCAGGGCGCCACCGACGACCTGGACCTCGTGGACATCTCCCGCAGGTACGCGCGCGAGGCGGGGGAGGAGGCGTCCTACCTGGAACGCCCCGGAGACCACTGGGCGGTCATCGACCCTCATTCCCCGATCTGGCTGCTCACGGCCCGCGAGCTGGCGGCCCGCCTCAGTCCTCGATAG